The stretch of DNA CAAAAGCAGTTTCGTTCCATCAGTTTTTCATATCCAAATGCACCTTTAAACCAAATCCGCCCTAATTTTATTTTCAGCTAATTCATGGAGAATGCCTTTTAAAAGGAAAGAGCCTCCGTTCAAAAAGTCAAAACCTGAAGCCTATCCTGGTGAGTGGGATAATGACTTTGATGAATTCTTTTTTTGCCAGAACTATTTTGTTTCCATTTTCATATCAGACGAGATGATTTTAGATTCCTAAGACGACTTGGGGCTTGACTTTTTGGTAAATACTAATTTTCTCCGTTGGTTTTTTTGCTTGACTTGACCATCACAATAGCAGGTGGACCTCCTAAATCTGTCTATAAATCCAGTTTGTCGGCACCAAATCCATCAAAGAATAGACCCTCCACTGGTTCATCATTATCTTCTCATACAGAGCAATATGGTGCTCCAGCTCACACATCTGGAAGCAGCAATCCCACGAAGGGAAATGCCATTGTGTCTGATGCTACACCCTCTCAAGCATCAAGTAAAGCTACCAGTTTAGACAAAGAAATGTCTAGTAGGATGGCAAATAATAATGTCCTCTATAAACCAGTTCAAAATCAGAATGTGGATGCTAAACATTTTGATTTGAGAAGTTTCATTGTTTCTCTTCTAATGGAGCATAATGCAGACGGAATGAGTCTAAAGGTTAGGGCATATGGCATGAAAAACGGGGAGGGGGGGTGCTAATTGTAAGGGTACTGGGATTGTTTTTCATTTTCAAACTGTACTAAATTTACTTTTTGTGAAACTTTTGTTCGTAGAATAATGCTGTTGAATATTTTCTTCATCAGGCATTGGAGAAAGCTATTGGAGAAGCTATGCCCAACTCTGCACAGAAAATCCAGCCAATTCTGAAGCAAGTACgcatcgattttttttttttaaattgtttgcATGAGTCTCAAGCAGATTATGCTTATTCAGTGTTTACTGGCAGATTGCAAGTTTTAAAGCTCCTGGAAGATATTACTTGAAACCTGGAGTCACAGAAAACTTCAAGAAGACTTCTTCTGAAAGTGGAAGGTATACCTGGTTCTATCAGGCTTCTCTCTGAACTGAATTCTTGTGCTTATTTATTTAGGGTTCTTTGTTATTCTTGTAACTCGTGAAACATATTGATATATGCAGGATAATAGCTTAGATATGCATGTGAGAACTTATTCAGTTTGGTACATTGTCATTGTGGAATTAGAATTGTAGGCTTGAGGTGCTTGGGATGTGATTAAATAACCTTCCTCTTACGATGTAGTCCTTGTGCGGTGAGGTTTTTCCTCCACCTACTCTTCCCTGCCTTCTTCTCTTTATTTTTATACTTAATCACTTCTTGGGATTTGTAACGAGTTAGACAGTAGTTTAAAGATCCATATGCTGGAAAGAGGAAAAAATGAAAATCCTAGAGTTTGTTGCTGTACGTACTTCAGTGAGAAACTGAAATGACAGCTGATCTAGATTACACGAGCATCACTAGCATCAAGATCGAGCATAAATTTaagtataaattttaaatttttctgcCTTGTCATTGTGATAACAGTTTCCTATGGAAAGAGTATCTGTTGATCTAAGTTTTTTTATTTGATCCTCAACACAAGTACAAATCAATAGAGTATTCGGGCAACGTGATAGAAAAACGTGAAATAAGGAATAAGAGCCAGGAAGAAAGACAAATTGACTTTTTGGGAAGTCTGCACTTTTAGCATGTACTTGCATTAATGTTATTCACATTAACTTTGTGTGAAGGCCTTCTTTTTTGCCTTATTTATTCCATCTAAATGACTACATCTTGTTCTGTAGTCTGTATCGGTGGACCGTGCTTCCTATCAGAATCTAACGTGTTTTTCCTCAGTTCCCCAGAAATCGTTGGAAATCAATCACCTGCAAATAATAACTTTGGCCGACTTCCTGATCTAGATCCTAAATTTTCCTTGCGAACTCCCATTAATGAATTGAAGGAACAGGCTCAATTGAACTCTGTGTGTGGAAATGCATCAGACACAGAAGAGAAAATTGACATCCCTCTCAATTCACCGGATCATTCTAATGGCAAGAAAGTTTCAGATGATAATAAAGGGCGGGCTGTTAGCTCTAGCGACTGTGGAAGTGATAGTGATGGTGAAAGTAATAGCAGTGATAGTGGAAGTGATAGTGAAAGTAATAGCAGAGAAAAAAGAAGTCCTGTGGGAAGTCGCAGTGGGAGTAGCAGTGATAGTGAAAGTGACGTATCTTCCAGCAGCAAGCAGGCACCTGATGAAGATGTAGATATCATGACAAGTGATGATGCCAAAGAACCCGAGTCCAAGCCTCTCTCAAAATCTCCTGCTCAGTCGAGGCCTCTAGACATTGAACTTCTTGATATAGAACATTATGAAAAGCAAGATGATTGTGTTTCTGATGTAGCTGAGATTGAGAATGACAATCCTGAAGATGACCTCGAAACTGAAAGGGCTACATGTAGTTATTTGTTTTCTAATGAAGAAGGTGAAGATACAAAGCCATCATCACCATATCATAAGTACTATGAGAACCAAGGCAATGACAGTGTGGTTAAAGATGGCTTCAAGCATGGGGAGCCTGATAGTCACGCAAGATCGTCTAAAGGCAAATCTAAAAGGCAATCtaatgaatgtcattttgttgaTAGGGCTTACAGTAGTAAGAGGTTGAAAGACACGAATTTGAGTCAACCATTTTCTGGGACCATGACCTCTCTTTTCGGTGAGAGTCCTCAAAATTCATCTCCTGATGAACTTCTGAAAAGCTCCCTTGAGGCACCTATCAATCAAATGTCTGTCAGAGATGCAAGTCATGGTAATTGTGACCCTAACCTTCAAGTAGGCTTTAACCAAGGAATACAATCTAGGTCTTTTTCTGAATCTCAGATGCCAGGTCAAAGATCCTCTGATGTTGTTGGAGGGGATGAGGTCCATTCTAATGGAAAGAGACCTGGTAAACAAGACGGTTTGGGTTCTGGTGTTGAGGAGTCCGAAAGAGGCCTTCAAACCAGCGGAAGACTTTGGATGCAGAATCCAATAAATATGGAGACACTACATGAAGATGGTGATACCGGTGACAAACAGACGATTCCGGCAGAATcaatttccagaaaaccaaaGATTATGGTGAAGGCAACGGATGCTGGATTACATTCTAAAACACAAATGAGTTACTCTCCCAAAGATAACACCACCAATACTGTGGACAGGTCTCTGGTAACGAATGGTCCGGACAATAAACTTCAAAGAGAGCTTTCAGAATTGGAATTGGGTGAGTTTCGTGAGCCCTTACCTGATGAAATACCAGGGCCAAAGAAGCAATTTGAAAAGAAGGGTAAACATAGACAATTAGAAAAAAAATCAGCTGATTCAGATTACTGGAACTCAGATTCAAATAGAGGCCCCTCTAAAAAGATCACTCCAGGCTCAAGAAAACTTTCTCCACAGAATTCTGAAGCTGTGATATCTGGAATTCCAGATGGATCATCAAAGCCAAAGCCTCCAGAAAATAATGTCAATGATCCTTCAAAACATCAACTCAGAGAAACTAGACGTCTGCCACAGCAGCATCAGTCACCAGCAGGTCCTACTGAGTTTGTTCCTAATCATAGTAAAATTCCTGAAATAAGTAGAAGTAGAAATGCAGAACCTGAAACTCAGAGGATAAACTCGGAAGCTAATGGTTACAAAAAAGTTCCTGTTAGTGCGACAGATCAGCAGCATGGACTCAAACGAACAGTTGTTTCCCATACCAAGAATGAGTTTAAAAAACAGGAGCCTAATATGATAGGTAGCTCAAATTATAGACAAAAAGACACATTTTTAGGGGGGAGCAACAATGACATTCAGAAGAGGACAGAATCTTTCTCAGATGAGAAAAGTTGTTCATATGCAAAGTACGAGAAGGAGGAACCCGAATTGAAGAGTCCAATAAAGGATCTCTCTCAGTAAGTTTATTAACACGATGTATTTGATTAACAAATGCTTTGATAAGCTCTATTTTCGTGTTACAAAACAACTTGATTTTGTGGTTCTCAATTAATTATATGCCATTCCATCTTTAGGTATAAAAAATACGTGAAGGAATTTCAAGAGAAGTACGAGAGCTACTGCTCCTTAAACAGTATCTTGGAGTCATACAGGTAACGTCGACCTTGGTTAATTCACTTTCTAATATTTGTGCATTTTGATTGTCTTTTAGATAAAATTGTCGCATTATAAGCCCGTCAAATCAGTAATCTAATCTGCGTTGCTGTTGTAATTAGAGATGAGTTCAGTAACCTTGGAAATGAGCTTGAAACTTACCGAGGAAGGGATAATAAGAGATACCAAGACATCTTGGAACAGATAAGGTCATCATTCCGTCATTGTGGAGAGGTACTTTAGTGTTATTTTCATTTAGTTATCACTTATTCATAGGCATGCTTTTGTCGAATAAAGCTTGCTGTTTTATTAATGTTTTACCATTTTGAATTTCATTCATTTTTTAAATGATCGGTTTAACATGTGATGTTGCAGAAACataaacaattcaagaaaattttcatcGTGCTTCATGAAGAATTGAGGGTGACTATTCCTCTTGGTCTTTCCTAATGTCAACTTAACTTTTATCTGCCACTTCTCTTATTTCTCACTAATACGAGTCCATGAACACATTTTTTAGCAGCATTTGAAGCAGAGAATTAAAGACTTCGCTGCCTCGTATACTAGAAACTGATTTCTTCACAACTCATGCATCACTGCATTTACATAAGTGCGACAATATTGTTACATGGTAAGATCTGCTGGTCCCATGTGGGCTTCATTATGGATCTCATAGAACCAATCCACTGAAGAATTGTACTTCACTATTCATCTACTATACCAGTTGCTTGCCAAATACATGTATCTGGACGAAGTTTAGATCCATCACATATGTAATATATAACTGTACAGTATCCTTTTTGCGTAAAAAAGACATTCTTGTGGTTCTCGTCAGGCGGAATTAcctttgaattttaaatttattttcctgAGTGTCAATTGTCGCTTAGCAGCGTGCATTGCCACAATTTTGATTTTTCGTTTTCGGTTGTACAGTCTCGCTATAGGAGCTTTCAAATGTGTACATTTTCAAAGTTTATATGTGATTTGTGAATGTTCAAGTTTTGACCGTTCATTTTcaatggatttttatgatttagctTAACTCGAATCTGTAAAATTTTGAGTCGTCTCTACTTCTTGAAAAATAATAGTGAGGGAACAATCGCTGTTTCAAAATTGTCATAAACATGATACATTCTCTTACTGAGCCCTG from Primulina eburnea isolate SZY01 chromosome 6, ASM2296580v1, whole genome shotgun sequence encodes:
- the LOC140834927 gene encoding uncharacterized protein isoform X1: MYGGSGKLARGGGGKRNIHAPPINRDSDATSGGRLSSGGGAAAVTRGRDGGGESTSGPTSSRQAEETFSLLTRNHLNFAMALRLVPDLVEEINRVEAMGGTARIKFDYNANNSGGNVITVGDKNFNFTWSKEMGELCDIYEERKNGEDGNGLLIESGGAWRKLNVQRVLDESTKKHVKMRSEEAERKNKQRKSIVLDHQNSSMKNQMKALAAAESNSWRMPFKRKEPPFKKSKPEAYPAGGPPKSVYKSSLSAPNPSKNRPSTGSSLSSHTEQYGAPAHTSGSSNPTKGNAIVSDATPSQASSKATSLDKEMSSRMANNNVLYKPVQNQNVDAKHFDLRSFIVSLLMEHNADGMSLKALEKAIGEAMPNSAQKIQPILKQIASFKAPGRYYLKPGVTENFKKTSSESGSSPEIVGNQSPANNNFGRLPDLDPKFSLRTPINELKEQAQLNSVCGNASDTEEKIDIPLNSPDHSNGKKVSDDNKGRAVSSSDCGSDSDGESNSSDSGSDSESNSREKRSPVGSRSGSSSDSESDVSSSSKQAPDEDVDIMTSDDAKEPESKPLSKSPAQSRPLDIELLDIEHYEKQDDCVSDVAEIENDNPEDDLETERATCSYLFSNEEGEDTKPSSPYHKYYENQGNDSVVKDGFKHGEPDSHARSSKGKSKRQSNECHFVDRAYSSKRLKDTNLSQPFSGTMTSLFGESPQNSSPDELLKSSLEAPINQMSVRDASHGNCDPNLQVGFNQGIQSRSFSESQMPGQRSSDVVGGDEVHSNGKRPGKQDGLGSGVEESERGLQTSGRLWMQNPINMETLHEDGDTGDKQTIPAESISRKPKIMVKATDAGLHSKTQMSYSPKDNTTNTVDRSLVTNGPDNKLQRELSELELGEFREPLPDEIPGPKKQFEKKGKHRQLEKKSADSDYWNSDSNRGPSKKITPGSRKLSPQNSEAVISGIPDGSSKPKPPENNVNDPSKHQLRETRRLPQQHQSPAGPTEFVPNHSKIPEISRSRNAEPETQRINSEANGYKKVPVSATDQQHGLKRTVVSHTKNEFKKQEPNMIGSSNYRQKDTFLGGSNNDIQKRTESFSDEKSCSYAKYEKEEPELKSPIKDLSQYKKYVKEFQEKYESYCSLNSILESYRDEFSNLGNELETYRGRDNKRYQDILEQIRSSFRHCGEKHKQFKKIFIVLHEELRHLKQRIKDFAASYTRN
- the LOC140834927 gene encoding uncharacterized protein isoform X2; protein product: MYGGSGKLARGGGGKRNIHAPPINRDSDATSGGRLSSGGGAAAVTRGRDGGGESTSGPTSSRQAEETFSLLTRNHLNFAMALRLVPDLVEEINRVEAMGGTARIKFDYNANNSGGNVITVGDKNFNFTWSKEMGELCDIYEERKNGEDGNGLLIESGGAWRKLNVQRVLDESTKKHVKMRSEEAERKNKQRKSIVLDHQNSSMKNQMKALAAAESNSWRMPFKRKEPPFKKSKPEAYPGGPPKSVYKSSLSAPNPSKNRPSTGSSLSSHTEQYGAPAHTSGSSNPTKGNAIVSDATPSQASSKATSLDKEMSSRMANNNVLYKPVQNQNVDAKHFDLRSFIVSLLMEHNADGMSLKALEKAIGEAMPNSAQKIQPILKQIASFKAPGRYYLKPGVTENFKKTSSESGSSPEIVGNQSPANNNFGRLPDLDPKFSLRTPINELKEQAQLNSVCGNASDTEEKIDIPLNSPDHSNGKKVSDDNKGRAVSSSDCGSDSDGESNSSDSGSDSESNSREKRSPVGSRSGSSSDSESDVSSSSKQAPDEDVDIMTSDDAKEPESKPLSKSPAQSRPLDIELLDIEHYEKQDDCVSDVAEIENDNPEDDLETERATCSYLFSNEEGEDTKPSSPYHKYYENQGNDSVVKDGFKHGEPDSHARSSKGKSKRQSNECHFVDRAYSSKRLKDTNLSQPFSGTMTSLFGESPQNSSPDELLKSSLEAPINQMSVRDASHGNCDPNLQVGFNQGIQSRSFSESQMPGQRSSDVVGGDEVHSNGKRPGKQDGLGSGVEESERGLQTSGRLWMQNPINMETLHEDGDTGDKQTIPAESISRKPKIMVKATDAGLHSKTQMSYSPKDNTTNTVDRSLVTNGPDNKLQRELSELELGEFREPLPDEIPGPKKQFEKKGKHRQLEKKSADSDYWNSDSNRGPSKKITPGSRKLSPQNSEAVISGIPDGSSKPKPPENNVNDPSKHQLRETRRLPQQHQSPAGPTEFVPNHSKIPEISRSRNAEPETQRINSEANGYKKVPVSATDQQHGLKRTVVSHTKNEFKKQEPNMIGSSNYRQKDTFLGGSNNDIQKRTESFSDEKSCSYAKYEKEEPELKSPIKDLSQYKKYVKEFQEKYESYCSLNSILESYRDEFSNLGNELETYRGRDNKRYQDILEQIRSSFRHCGEKHKQFKKIFIVLHEELRHLKQRIKDFAASYTRN
- the LOC140834927 gene encoding uncharacterized protein isoform X3, which translates into the protein MFSSIEALSFTASCLFYQVITVGDKNFNFTWSKEMGELCDIYEERKNGEDGNGLLIESGGAWRKLNVQRVLDESTKKHVKMRSEEAERKNKQRKSIVLDHQNSSMKNQMKALAAAESNSWRMPFKRKEPPFKKSKPEAYPAGGPPKSVYKSSLSAPNPSKNRPSTGSSLSSHTEQYGAPAHTSGSSNPTKGNAIVSDATPSQASSKATSLDKEMSSRMANNNVLYKPVQNQNVDAKHFDLRSFIVSLLMEHNADGMSLKALEKAIGEAMPNSAQKIQPILKQIASFKAPGRYYLKPGVTENFKKTSSESGSSPEIVGNQSPANNNFGRLPDLDPKFSLRTPINELKEQAQLNSVCGNASDTEEKIDIPLNSPDHSNGKKVSDDNKGRAVSSSDCGSDSDGESNSSDSGSDSESNSREKRSPVGSRSGSSSDSESDVSSSSKQAPDEDVDIMTSDDAKEPESKPLSKSPAQSRPLDIELLDIEHYEKQDDCVSDVAEIENDNPEDDLETERATCSYLFSNEEGEDTKPSSPYHKYYENQGNDSVVKDGFKHGEPDSHARSSKGKSKRQSNECHFVDRAYSSKRLKDTNLSQPFSGTMTSLFGESPQNSSPDELLKSSLEAPINQMSVRDASHGNCDPNLQVGFNQGIQSRSFSESQMPGQRSSDVVGGDEVHSNGKRPGKQDGLGSGVEESERGLQTSGRLWMQNPINMETLHEDGDTGDKQTIPAESISRKPKIMVKATDAGLHSKTQMSYSPKDNTTNTVDRSLVTNGPDNKLQRELSELELGEFREPLPDEIPGPKKQFEKKGKHRQLEKKSADSDYWNSDSNRGPSKKITPGSRKLSPQNSEAVISGIPDGSSKPKPPENNVNDPSKHQLRETRRLPQQHQSPAGPTEFVPNHSKIPEISRSRNAEPETQRINSEANGYKKVPVSATDQQHGLKRTVVSHTKNEFKKQEPNMIGSSNYRQKDTFLGGSNNDIQKRTESFSDEKSCSYAKYEKEEPELKSPIKDLSQYKKYVKEFQEKYESYCSLNSILESYRDEFSNLGNELETYRGRDNKRYQDILEQIRSSFRHCGEKHKQFKKIFIVLHEELRHLKQRIKDFAASYTRN
- the LOC140834927 gene encoding uncharacterized protein isoform X4, with product MPFKRKEPPFKKSKPEAYPAGGPPKSVYKSSLSAPNPSKNRPSTGSSLSSHTEQYGAPAHTSGSSNPTKGNAIVSDATPSQASSKATSLDKEMSSRMANNNVLYKPVQNQNVDAKHFDLRSFIVSLLMEHNADGMSLKALEKAIGEAMPNSAQKIQPILKQIASFKAPGRYYLKPGVTENFKKTSSESGSSPEIVGNQSPANNNFGRLPDLDPKFSLRTPINELKEQAQLNSVCGNASDTEEKIDIPLNSPDHSNGKKVSDDNKGRAVSSSDCGSDSDGESNSSDSGSDSESNSREKRSPVGSRSGSSSDSESDVSSSSKQAPDEDVDIMTSDDAKEPESKPLSKSPAQSRPLDIELLDIEHYEKQDDCVSDVAEIENDNPEDDLETERATCSYLFSNEEGEDTKPSSPYHKYYENQGNDSVVKDGFKHGEPDSHARSSKGKSKRQSNECHFVDRAYSSKRLKDTNLSQPFSGTMTSLFGESPQNSSPDELLKSSLEAPINQMSVRDASHGNCDPNLQVGFNQGIQSRSFSESQMPGQRSSDVVGGDEVHSNGKRPGKQDGLGSGVEESERGLQTSGRLWMQNPINMETLHEDGDTGDKQTIPAESISRKPKIMVKATDAGLHSKTQMSYSPKDNTTNTVDRSLVTNGPDNKLQRELSELELGEFREPLPDEIPGPKKQFEKKGKHRQLEKKSADSDYWNSDSNRGPSKKITPGSRKLSPQNSEAVISGIPDGSSKPKPPENNVNDPSKHQLRETRRLPQQHQSPAGPTEFVPNHSKIPEISRSRNAEPETQRINSEANGYKKVPVSATDQQHGLKRTVVSHTKNEFKKQEPNMIGSSNYRQKDTFLGGSNNDIQKRTESFSDEKSCSYAKYEKEEPELKSPIKDLSQYKKYVKEFQEKYESYCSLNSILESYRDEFSNLGNELETYRGRDNKRYQDILEQIRSSFRHCGEKHKQFKKIFIVLHEELRHLKQRIKDFAASYTRN
- the LOC140834927 gene encoding uncharacterized protein isoform X5 → MPFKRKEPPFKKSKPEAYPGGPPKSVYKSSLSAPNPSKNRPSTGSSLSSHTEQYGAPAHTSGSSNPTKGNAIVSDATPSQASSKATSLDKEMSSRMANNNVLYKPVQNQNVDAKHFDLRSFIVSLLMEHNADGMSLKALEKAIGEAMPNSAQKIQPILKQIASFKAPGRYYLKPGVTENFKKTSSESGSSPEIVGNQSPANNNFGRLPDLDPKFSLRTPINELKEQAQLNSVCGNASDTEEKIDIPLNSPDHSNGKKVSDDNKGRAVSSSDCGSDSDGESNSSDSGSDSESNSREKRSPVGSRSGSSSDSESDVSSSSKQAPDEDVDIMTSDDAKEPESKPLSKSPAQSRPLDIELLDIEHYEKQDDCVSDVAEIENDNPEDDLETERATCSYLFSNEEGEDTKPSSPYHKYYENQGNDSVVKDGFKHGEPDSHARSSKGKSKRQSNECHFVDRAYSSKRLKDTNLSQPFSGTMTSLFGESPQNSSPDELLKSSLEAPINQMSVRDASHGNCDPNLQVGFNQGIQSRSFSESQMPGQRSSDVVGGDEVHSNGKRPGKQDGLGSGVEESERGLQTSGRLWMQNPINMETLHEDGDTGDKQTIPAESISRKPKIMVKATDAGLHSKTQMSYSPKDNTTNTVDRSLVTNGPDNKLQRELSELELGEFREPLPDEIPGPKKQFEKKGKHRQLEKKSADSDYWNSDSNRGPSKKITPGSRKLSPQNSEAVISGIPDGSSKPKPPENNVNDPSKHQLRETRRLPQQHQSPAGPTEFVPNHSKIPEISRSRNAEPETQRINSEANGYKKVPVSATDQQHGLKRTVVSHTKNEFKKQEPNMIGSSNYRQKDTFLGGSNNDIQKRTESFSDEKSCSYAKYEKEEPELKSPIKDLSQYKKYVKEFQEKYESYCSLNSILESYRDEFSNLGNELETYRGRDNKRYQDILEQIRSSFRHCGEKHKQFKKIFIVLHEELRHLKQRIKDFAASYTRN